In one window of Maniola hyperantus chromosome 18, iAphHyp1.2, whole genome shotgun sequence DNA:
- the LOC138403602 gene encoding uncharacterized protein — protein sequence MAEINELTKKRSSYKGRITIFSGYLKSLENSTVSPSAKDINKQKPVVHSESPESVSATPSTTNPNNLALSASVSSASLEVNSRRGDVILSTALVKLYDSNNREHIGRAVLDSGSTSSLLSEKMFRQLNLPYNHIDQSVLGINNASTHIDKICRLRLKSLNDTFMTNLNCFVLPSLTDNVPCRSLDISNLNIPTDVCLADPHFHTPASVDLILGADIFWDIVGSQRINLGNNKPTLCETRLGWIISGPMNNRFSTSHLPNHIQCNYVNTYPTTDILNQDIQSQLARFWNLEEVNISSSSSYSPEQKLCEEHFIENTTRLEDGRFCVRIPLKENPSVLGDSLHRAKQCFLSLERRLLKQPKLYEMYREFMSEYESLGHMSECELNSDSNAHFIPHHGVLRENSVTTKLRAVFNASSSTTSTNISLNSIQMVGPTVQDDLLSILLRFRQHKYVILADVEKMYRQILVHPDDRYLQRIIWRDNPNQPLKAFELNTVTYGTASAPFLATRCLKQLGLECKDNQIAEIILHDFYVDDLLSGGDDLNVVRNIRSEVTATLASARLPLRKWKSNEPQLVSESTESTHDLNVGGNEPSKTLGLGWQPESDELHFPIGTSITVKGSSKRDVLSVISQIFDPLGLVSPVVIKLKIILQSLWLQNLSWDDPLTPEIQEAWWEVIKNLHVLANLQVPRRVLIDLFVRVEIHAFSDASERAYGACLYVRSIDSSGRILVRLLLAKSRVAPIKATTIPRLELCGAQVAAKLYEKVTSSLRVNAACTVFWTDSTIVLGWLKMLPSKLHTFVRNRVGDILEKTGDCAWRHVPTKQNPADYVSRGVSVDTIQSLDMWWSGPSFLKEPSSNWPSTSVHSDSLPETRTELSCLVKTENSTEFINFDRFSNFNRLRRAIAYVLRFVEACKGRRATTNFLTETELNNSLNVIIRTSQKESFAEYDILLHKKNLPAKSALLKFNVFLDENNLMRVGGRISNSEFSYDKKHPLILQSTHRFTQLLFKYEHTKLMHAGPQLLLASIREVYWPIGGRNLAKATYRRCIRCTRMKGSVVAPIMGDLPRRRLTPGGSPFETVGVDYAGPISSASRQGRGCRIVKVYIAIFICFTTKAIHLELVGDLTSNSYILALRRLVARRGKPRHLYSDNGTSFIGAYNDLTKFLQQNSDSLSSELSNEGINFHFIPAYSPHFGGVWEAGVKSTKFHLLRVLGNSHLTYEELYTTLTQIEAILNSRPLTPLSSHPDDLTPLTPGHFLIGRPLTAIPTEDYQGRKADTHVTRYKRVEQLRQHFWARWSKEYVSELQKRTKWQTPYHTLELNSLVLLKEDNLPPLKWKLGRIVALFPGPDQVARVADVKTASGTVRRSFSRICPLPICEVNQGG from the exons ATGGCCGAAATTAATGAGTTAACGAAAAAACGGAGCAGTTATAAAGGtcggattacaattttttctgGTTATTTGAAGTCATTGGAGAATAGCACCGTGTCACCATCTGCAAAGGATATCA ATAAGCAGAAGCCGGTTGTGCATAGCGAGAGCCCTGAAAGTGTCAGCGCGACTCCCTCCACCACAAATCCAAATAACTTAGCGTTATCAGCGAGCGTGTCGTCCGCGAGTCTTGAAGTAAACAGTCGCCGCGGGGACGTTATATTATCGACTGCGCTAGTTAAGTTATATGATTCAAACAATCGCGAACATATCGGACGCGCTGTTTTGGATTCTGGTAGCACTTCCAGCCTACTGTCAGAAAAAATGTTTCGTCAGTTAAATCTGCCTTATAATCATATCGATCAATCTGTACTGGGTATTAATAATGCGTCTACGCATATTGATAAAATATGTCGCTTGCGTTTGAAGTCATTAAATGATACATTTATGactaatttaaattgttttgttttgccGTCGTTAACAGATAACGTGCCGTGTCGTTCACTCGACATTTCAAaccttaatatacctactgacgTTTGTTTAGCGGATCCTCATTTTCACACACCGGCGTCAGTGGATTTAATATTAGGTGCTGATATTTTTTGGGACATTGTAGGATCGCAAAGAATTAATTTAGGTAATAATAAGCCTACCCTTTGCGAGACTAGGTTAGGGTGGATAATTTCTGGCCCGATGAATAACAGATTTTCCACATCACATCTGCCTAACCATATACAATGTAATTACGTTAACACTTACCCTACCACTGATATACTAAATCAAGATATTCAGAGTCAACTCGCACGTTTTTGGAATTTAGAAGAAGTAAATATTTCCAGTTCATCTAGTTATTCACCGGAACAGAAATTATGTGAGGagcattttattgaaaatactactcgCTTAGAGGACGGTCGTTTTTGCGTGAGAATCCCATTAAAGGAAAATCCTAGTGTTTTAGGCGATTCTTTACATCGAGCCAAACAGTGTTTCTTGTCTTTAGAACGCAGGCTTCTTAAACAACCAAAACTCTATGAAATGTACCGCGAGTTTATGTCCGAATATGAGTCTTTAGGTCACATGTCAGAATGTGAACTTAATTCGGATAGTAATGCACATTTTATCCCACATCACGGCGTGTTGCGTGAGAACAGTGTGACTACTAAATTAAGGGCCGTGTTCAATGCAAGTTCCTCTACCACTAGCACTAATATTAGTCTAAACAGTATTCAGATGGTAGGTCCGACAGTGCAGGACGATTTGTTGTCCATTCTTCTGAGGTTTAGGCAACACAAGTACGTTATTTTAGCCGACGTGGAGAAAATGTATCGGCAGATACTTGTGCATCCTGATGATAGGTATTTACAGCGTATAATATGGCGTGACAACCCTAATCAACCACTTAAGGCATTTGAATTAAATACCGTAACGTATGGTACAGCAAGTGCACCTTTCCTTGCTACCAGATGCCTTAAGCAGCTAGGACTTGAATGTAAGGACAATCAGATCGCTGAAATCATCCTTCACGATTTTTACGTTGACGATCTGTTGAGTGGCGGGGATGATTTAAACGTAGTGCGTAACATTCGTAGTGAAGTAACGGCTACCCTCGCCTCTGCTCGCTTGCCACTGAGAAAGTGGAAGTCTAATGAGCCTCAGTTAGTTTCAGAGTCCACTGAGTCCACGCATGATTTAAATGTAGGGGGTAACGAGCCAAGCAAAACTTTAGGTTTAGGATGGCAACCTGAATCTGATGAGTTGCATTTTCCGATCGGTACTTCGATCACAGTAAAGGGAAGCTCAAAACGTGATGTGCTTTCTGTAATTTCACAGATATTCGATCCATTAGGTCTGGTCTCTCCGGtcgttattaaattaaaaattatattgcaaAGCTTATGGTTACAAAACTTGTCGTGGGATGACCCATTGACGCCGGAGATTCAAGAAGCTTGGTgggaagtaattaaaaatctgcaTGTTTTGGCAAATCTACAAGTACCACGTCGCGTATTAATAGATTTGTTCGTGCGAGTAGAGATTCATGCATTTTCCGATGCGTCGGAAAGGGCTTACGGGGCGTGTCTCTACGTCCGTAGCATTGATAGTAGTGGCAGAATCTTAGTGCGGTTATTACTTGCTAAGAGTAGGGTGGCACCCATTAAAGCCACAACTATCCCTAGGCTTGAGCTTTGTGGTGCTCAGGTTGCAGCGAAGCTGTATGAAAAAGTTACTAGCTCACTTAGAGTTAATGCAGCGTGTACTGTTTTTTGGACCGACTCCACTATTGTATTAGGTTGGCTTAAGATGTTGCCGAGTAAGCTACATACATTTGTTCGCAATCGCGTTGGCGATATTTTAGAAAAGACCGGTGATTGCGCATGGCGACACGTTCCTACTAAGCAAAACCCAGCGGATTATGTGTCACGTGGAGTCAGTGTTGACACTATTCAGTCTCTCGATATGTGGTGGTCAGGACCAAGTTTTTTGAAGGAACCTAGCAGTAATTGGCCTTCTACGTCAGTACATTCCGATTCGCTACCTGAAACGCGTACTGAGTTGTCGTGTTTAGTTAAAACGGAAAATTCAActgaatttattaattttgaccgtttttcaaattttaacagGCTTAGACGTGCAATTGCGTATGTGCTACGTTTTGTTGAAGCATGTAAAGGACGACGTGCTACAACCAATTTTCTCACTGAAACTGaattaaataattcattaaACGTCATTATTCGCACGTCTCAGAAAGAATCCTTTGCCGAGtatgatattttattgcataaGAAAAACTTGCCTGCGAAGAGtgctttattaaaatttaacgtGTTTCTAGATGAGAATAATTTAATGCGGGTTGGCGGTCGTATCAGCAACTCAGAATTTTCGTATGATAAAAAACATCCTTTAATTTTACAGTCCACTCATCGATTCACTcaactattatttaaatacgAACATACGAAACTCATGCACGCTGGGCCACAATTATTGTTGGCTTCGATCAGAGAAGTTTACTGGCCAATCGGTGGCCGTAATTTGGCAAAGGCTACTTATCGTCGTTGCATTCGATGCACACGAATGAAAGGAAGTGTTGTCGCTCCTATTATGGGTGATTTGCCGCGGCGGCGACTTACTCCAGGTGGTTCCCCCTTTGAAACCGTTGGCGTTGACTATGCAGGTCCTATATCTTCCGCAAGTCGTCAAGGACGTGGTTGTCGTATTGTGAAAGTGTACATCGCCATTTTTATATGTTTCACTACCAAGGCTATTCATTTGGAATTGGTAGGTGACTTGACAAGTAATAGCTACATTCTAGCTCTACGTAGACTTGTGGCTCGTCGCGGAAAACCACGCCATCTATATTCTGACAACGGAACTTCATTTATTGGGGCGTACAATGATCTAACCAAGTTTTTGCAACAAAATTCTGACTCACTGTCCAGTGAGCTTTCAAATGAAGGAATTAATTTTCACTTTATTCCGGCGTATTCTCCTCATTTCGGCGGTGTTTGGGAGGCGGGGGTAAAAtccaccaaatttcatttattgcgAGTGCTAGGCAACAGTCATTTAACTTACGAAGAATTGTATACGACTTTAACACAAATTGAGGCAATTTTAAATTCGCGACCACTTACTCCTTTATCTTCGCATCCAGACGACTTGACCCCACTGACCCCTGGCCATTTTTTAATTGGGCGTCCGCTCACAGCTATTCCGACTGAAGATTACCAAGGACGCAAAGCGGACACACATGTGACCAGATACAAAAGAGTTGAGCAACTCCGGCAGCATTTCTGGGCGCGATGGAGCAAGGAGTATGTTTCTGAACTCCAGAAACGTACTAAATGGCAGACACCATACCATACATTGGAACTCAACTCGTTGGTCCTTCTAAAGGAGGATAATCTACCTCCCTTAAAGTGGAAACTGGGAAGAATTGTGGCTCTTTTTCCTGGCCCCGATCAAGTTGCACGAGTGGCTGACGTAAAAACTGCAAGCGGAACTGTGAGAAGATCGTTTTCCCGCATTTGCCCGTTACCAATTTGTGAAGTCAATCAAGGTGGTTGA